One genomic segment of Marinitoga piezophila KA3 includes these proteins:
- the pelG gene encoding exopolysaccharide Pel transporter PelG produces MAGVGFRLTKMFHKGGVSTDLLAIAYSVVVSSGPWIITTTSLWIILNIMNINSMYFNIGIVYSFVFSIIISGLVVMFESRRLSDLIYLKEYKKILPEVFGIILYASLFTIILLAIFFLINPHEWWFIFSFSYLTISLLILWIISIASISTDAVNWYILAYIVMGFSSIILSKILGDENNQIGYLMGFAFGVNIGSFIHYLIIIFHFGTNIEISVEWIHDLRKYWQNIFIGVTYYLALWADDFITWTSPIYGEEPLKGFHFSYIYDYPMFLAYLTIIPTATMFILILETRFYKKYKLFYDSLINGYNYSEIELRKKEMFKELKLNISLTIKVQVVITSILLMFNELNLLPFVSEISKPILRLGFIGAMMNSFYLMIMLLLLYFDFRDDALKLNLFTLFSNIILSFIFVDKIGYYSLGAGYSIAFTLGTFIGYKILIKKVDDIIRIEYFRQEIGVEDGFYMHFKDIKHLMEE; encoded by the coding sequence ATGGCTGGTGTAGGTTTTAGACTTACAAAGATGTTTCATAAAGGAGGAGTATCAACAGATTTACTTGCAATAGCCTATTCCGTTGTGGTATCTTCCGGACCATGGATAATCACAACAACATCTTTATGGATAATACTCAATATAATGAATATTAACAGCATGTACTTTAATATAGGAATAGTATATTCTTTTGTGTTTTCCATAATAATATCCGGTCTTGTTGTTATGTTTGAATCACGAAGATTATCGGATTTAATATATTTAAAAGAATATAAAAAAATATTGCCTGAAGTATTTGGAATTATCCTTTATGCATCTCTTTTTACGATAATATTATTGGCTATATTTTTTCTTATTAATCCTCATGAATGGTGGTTTATTTTTTCTTTCTCTTATTTAACTATTTCTTTATTAATATTATGGATAATTTCCATAGCTTCTATTTCAACAGATGCTGTAAACTGGTATATTCTTGCATATATAGTTATGGGATTTTCATCTATTATATTATCTAAAATTCTTGGAGATGAAAATAATCAAATAGGGTATTTAATGGGATTTGCGTTTGGCGTTAATATAGGTAGTTTTATTCATTATTTAATTATTATATTTCATTTTGGAACAAATATAGAAATTTCTGTTGAATGGATACATGATTTAAGAAAATACTGGCAGAATATATTTATTGGAGTTACATATTATCTGGCATTATGGGCAGATGATTTTATTACATGGACATCTCCTATTTATGGTGAAGAACCATTAAAAGGATTTCATTTTTCATATATATATGATTATCCTATGTTTCTTGCATATTTAACGATAATTCCAACTGCTACTATGTTTATTTTAATTTTAGAGACAAGATTTTATAAAAAATACAAATTATTCTATGATTCGTTGATAAATGGTTATAATTATTCAGAAATAGAATTAAGAAAAAAAGAAATGTTTAAGGAATTAAAATTGAACATATCCCTTACAATAAAAGTTCAGGTTGTAATTACATCCATTCTATTAATGTTTAATGAATTAAACTTATTACCATTTGTAAGTGAAATATCCAAACCTATTTTAAGGCTTGGATTCATAGGTGCAATGATGAATTCTTTTTATTTAATGATAATGCTATTATTATTATATTTTGATTTTAGAGATGATGCCCTGAAATTAAATCTATTTACTCTATTTTCAAATATAATATTAAGTTTTATATTTGTTGATAAAATTGGATATTATTCTCTTGGAGCAGGATATTCTATAGCTTTTACTCTTGGAACTTTTATAGGATATAAAATATTAATAAAAAAAGTTGATGATATAATAAGAATAGAATATTTTAGACAGGAAATAGGAGTTGAAGATGGTTTTTATATGCATTTTAAAGATATAAAACATTTAATGGAGGAATAA
- a CDS encoding DUF2194 domain-containing protein, whose amino-acid sequence MKKKILLLILIIIAVLSFSQKELLLLYKQSENYGEMMFKYHIIPILEKNNIRYELKNVEEMNYYKITNEKYFGVITWYYSSEMAKPELYLRQLATFVEDGGIYFFFNNIGASADISEMNNLLNKIGVQYKYGYRELEDYTIECISDYFLKKPDSEYKVPVEKYITFDNHMENILTYKIDNEEYPMIFLTDNGGAAIFNSFVDKNGNLIININKLIHRFINHEVGTLNKFLIVNTKYDNQKYLDSQYEIKKILLYAKQNFDVISVEQFYKLSFFDLIPYKYIIWNTDAKYVETRTIKKFINSGGTFIYSTQLFNTPWSSYVKEDNININKISFTKDLFPLTNTATESYINMYFELNYHIDLPGNIKPLAFFCGDGKSVPVIWYQKEGKGYRSYINPDVYLKNIRGLIFQSIMSMQKNSISGFLNSFMFYIDDFPLPSYNVVRAKINGKDITDDEYYYTIWWPSIKKFSKEFNIKYTFVTPLSYNGSSNPPFEFSEFLMSNTNSPLKALREIDKSEFELGLHGYNHNSLTKDRWPNPNNILLSLRAAKTFIEKILGHPIELSSYVAPNNIIDEFGANQLLKAIPEIKTIGTSYEAKDEFSEYKIINNFTLVIPRSTYGYYPLKRIYIATINTLANFGAFQHFIHPDDLFDKGRNPENKTWMEMYSSLRTFYLTIKKKFPWLRNHTASEAYQIYFDYLTQNVKYKWNENNLTVVIPDSSIFPKYFYVKSQSGIDDIINGKIIDYYPESKLYVIEMDDNIMNIKFSGDDSYYEGQNKKGNNR is encoded by the coding sequence ATGAAAAAGAAAATTTTATTATTAATATTAATTATTATTGCGGTTTTATCCTTTTCTCAAAAGGAACTTTTATTGCTATATAAACAATCAGAAAACTATGGTGAAATGATGTTTAAATATCATATTATTCCTATTCTGGAAAAAAATAATATTAGATATGAATTAAAGAATGTTGAAGAGATGAATTATTATAAGATAACAAATGAAAAGTATTTTGGAGTAATTACATGGTATTATTCTTCTGAGATGGCTAAACCCGAATTATATTTAAGGCAACTGGCAACATTTGTTGAAGATGGAGGAATATACTTCTTTTTTAACAATATAGGTGCAAGTGCAGATATTTCGGAAATGAATAATTTATTAAATAAAATTGGTGTTCAGTATAAATATGGATATAGAGAATTAGAAGATTATACAATTGAATGTATTTCAGACTATTTTTTAAAAAAACCGGATAGTGAATATAAAGTTCCTGTTGAAAAGTATATTACCTTTGACAATCATATGGAAAATATATTAACCTATAAAATTGACAATGAAGAGTATCCAATGATATTTCTGACAGATAATGGTGGTGCCGCAATATTCAATAGTTTTGTTGATAAAAATGGAAATCTCATAATCAATATTAATAAACTTATACATAGATTTATAAATCATGAAGTTGGAACATTGAATAAATTTTTGATAGTCAATACAAAATACGACAATCAAAAATACCTGGATTCTCAATATGAAATAAAAAAGATATTATTATATGCAAAACAAAATTTTGATGTGATAAGCGTAGAACAATTTTATAAACTCTCTTTCTTTGACCTTATTCCATATAAATATATAATATGGAATACAGATGCAAAATATGTTGAAACAAGAACAATAAAGAAATTTATAAATAGTGGGGGAACATTTATATATTCCACACAATTATTTAATACGCCATGGAGCAGCTATGTAAAAGAAGATAATATCAATATAAACAAAATTTCATTTACAAAAGACTTATTCCCTTTAACTAATACAGCAACAGAATCATATATAAATATGTATTTTGAATTAAATTATCATATAGACTTACCGGGAAATATAAAACCTCTGGCATTTTTCTGTGGAGATGGAAAAAGTGTTCCGGTGATATGGTATCAAAAAGAAGGAAAGGGATATAGAAGTTATATAAATCCAGATGTATATTTAAAGAATATAAGAGGATTGATTTTTCAGTCAATAATGTCAATGCAAAAAAATAGCATAAGTGGATTTTTGAATTCATTTATGTTCTATATAGATGATTTTCCATTGCCATCATATAATGTTGTTCGTGCAAAGATTAATGGGAAAGACATCACAGATGATGAATATTACTATACAATCTGGTGGCCGTCTATAAAGAAATTTTCCAAAGAATTCAATATTAAATATACCTTTGTTACACCTCTAAGTTATAATGGTTCAAGCAATCCACCATTTGAATTTTCGGAATTTTTAATGAGTAATACCAATTCTCCGTTAAAAGCACTTAGAGAAATAGATAAATCAGAGTTTGAATTAGGATTACATGGTTATAATCATAATTCATTAACAAAAGACAGATGGCCAAATCCAAACAATATATTACTCAGTTTAAGAGCAGCAAAAACATTTATAGAAAAAATATTGGGACATCCAATAGAATTATCAAGTTATGTTGCTCCTAATAACATAATAGATGAGTTTGGGGCAAATCAGCTTTTAAAAGCAATTCCGGAAATAAAAACAATAGGTACATCATATGAAGCAAAAGATGAATTTTCTGAGTATAAGATTATAAATAATTTTACACTTGTAATTCCGAGGTCTACATATGGATATTATCCTTTAAAAAGAATATATATAGCTACAATAAATACACTTGCAAATTTTGGTGCATTTCAGCATTTTATTCATCCTGATGATTTATTTGATAAAGGTCGAAATCCGGAAAATAAAACATGGATGGAGATGTACAGCAGTTTAAGGACATTCTATTTAACTATTAAGAAAAAATTCCCATGGTTAAGAAATCATACAGCTTCAGAAGCATATCAAATATATTTTGATTATTTAACACAAAATGTAAAATATAAATGGAATGAAAATAATTTAACAGTTGTAATTCCTGATTCTTCCATATTTCCAAAGTATTTTTATGTAAAATCCCAGAGTGGCATTGATGATATTATAAACGGAAAAATAATTGACTATTATCCAGAATCAAAATTATATGTTATTGAAATGGATGATAACATTATGAATATAAAATTCAGTGGAGATGATAGTTATTATGAAGGGCAGAATAAGAAAGGAAATAATCGCTAA
- the nrdR gene encoding transcriptional regulator NrdR, producing MKCPYCGHDETRVLDSRTIADGTVTRRRRECLKCNSRFTTYERYEMHKVFVIKKNGERELFDRQKILDGLIKACHKRSISYEQLENVAGQIEEEIRKMGTSEIESAKIGDLVMKRLKELDHVAYVRFASVYKEFGDLDHFVKIINDLRKKEENN from the coding sequence ATGAAATGCCCTTACTGTGGACATGATGAAACAAGAGTGCTTGATTCCAGAACAATTGCAGATGGAACTGTTACAAGAAGGCGTAGAGAATGTTTAAAATGTAATAGTAGATTTACCACATATGAACGATATGAAATGCATAAGGTTTTTGTTATAAAGAAAAATGGAGAAAGAGAATTGTTTGATAGACAGAAAATTTTAGATGGATTAATCAAAGCATGTCATAAACGTTCAATAAGTTATGAACAATTGGAAAATGTTGCAGGTCAGATAGAAGAAGAAATTAGAAAGATGGGAACTTCTGAGATAGAAAGCGCTAAAATAGGAGATCTTGTGATGAAAAGGTTAAAAGAATTGGATCATGTTGCATATGTAAGATTTGCATCGGTATATAAGGAATTTGGAGATTTAGATCATTTCGTTAAAATAATCAATGATTTAAGAAAAAAAGAAGAAAATAATTAA
- a CDS encoding nitrilase-related carbon-nitrogen hydrolase: MKIGLVQFKPELFQVKDNIERAIKLIENKEADLFVFPELTFTGYTFNTHTEVEWVAEDKNGYSITTFKKIAKEKNTNIVFGFVEKDEGKLYNSSVLIKSTGETRIYRKTHLFYEEKVFFEKGDTGFWVEEVNGVKVGLAICFDWFYPESFRTLALKGAQVIAHSANLVMPYCQEANKFRSLENHVFIVTSNRWGEEINALNTNNFTGMSQITNPKGEVIIRFPEKGDMVKAIEINPEEANNKQLNKLNNIFEDRRPEFYFNG, translated from the coding sequence ATGAAAATAGGGCTTGTGCAATTTAAACCGGAATTATTTCAGGTAAAAGATAATATAGAAAGAGCGATAAAGTTAATAGAAAATAAAGAAGCAGACTTGTTTGTATTTCCGGAACTGACATTTACAGGTTATACATTTAATACACATACAGAAGTTGAATGGGTTGCTGAAGATAAAAATGGTTATTCTATCACAACATTTAAGAAAATAGCTAAGGAAAAAAATACCAATATAGTTTTTGGATTTGTTGAAAAAGACGAGGGTAAATTGTATAATTCTTCTGTTTTAATAAAAAGTACAGGAGAAACAAGAATTTATAGAAAAACACATTTATTCTATGAAGAGAAGGTGTTTTTTGAAAAAGGGGATACAGGGTTTTGGGTAGAGGAAGTTAATGGAGTAAAAGTAGGACTTGCAATATGTTTTGATTGGTTTTATCCAGAATCATTTAGAACGCTTGCATTAAAAGGTGCACAGGTTATAGCGCATAGTGCCAATCTTGTTATGCCATATTGTCAGGAAGCAAATAAATTCCGCTCTCTTGAAAATCATGTGTTTATAGTAACCTCAAACAGATGGGGCGAAGAGATAAATGCATTAAATACAAATAATTTTACTGGTATGAGTCAGATAACCAATCCAAAAGGAGAAGTAATAATTAGATTTCCGGAAAAAGGAGATATGGTGAAAGCTATTGAAATTAATCCTGAAGAAGCTAATAACAAGCAATTAAATAAATTGAATAATATCTTCGAAGACAGGAGGCCGGAATTTTATTTCAATGGATAG
- the rpmB gene encoding 50S ribosomal protein L28: MARVCEVCGKRPTAGNYVAHSKVTTRRWWKPNIQKVKVVLEDGTIKRMNVCTSCLKAGKVKRAI, from the coding sequence ATGGCAAGAGTATGTGAAGTGTGTGGAAAAAGACCAACAGCTGGAAACTATGTTGCTCATTCAAAGGTAACCACAAGAAGATGGTGGAAACCAAATATTCAAAAGGTTAAAGTTGTTTTAGAAGATGGAACAATTAAGAGAATGAATGTATGTACAAGTTGTTTAAAGGCTGGTAAAGTAAAAAGAGCAATATAA
- the pelF gene encoding GT4 family glycosyltransferase PelF — MKVGIIFEGTYPYVTGGVSSWGNTLMKSMKDVDFCVIQIGDVPKLRYPKYKFPENVVDYFEYFLFAKYDFSKKKKIPDDFLNKLGKIIIYPFDERVMAQKLYNLFKDYSDYDFTSILKTKYYWETMLNFYKSYIPYENFTNYYWTLQSMLLPFLNSMTVDLPKCDVYHTITTGYAGISAIMNGLKYNIPVILTEHGIYHRERQLEVLKANWIKDEYRTAWIKLFNTISSLVYKGSKQITTLFSKNQMFEKELCEDESKMQVIPNGIDYDRFSKLKYREEKDPFIVGLVGRVVEIKDIKTAIKAAKMVKEKIKNFKLYIIGPTDEEKEYYEECKQMIRLFKLEDTIEFTGKVNVLDYYPKLNVLLLSSVSEGQPLVILEAFAAGIPVVTTDVGACSEMIYGSKEDIIGDAGVVVKPKDFVGLAEGIMKLYEDDEFRLNASKIARERVKRRYRLDQMIKNYKKLYISAVK; from the coding sequence ATGAAAGTAGGAATAATATTTGAAGGAACATATCCATATGTTACAGGTGGGGTATCCAGCTGGGGAAATACTTTAATGAAATCAATGAAAGACGTTGATTTTTGTGTAATACAAATTGGGGATGTTCCTAAATTACGATATCCAAAATATAAATTTCCAGAAAATGTTGTAGACTATTTTGAATACTTTTTATTTGCCAAATATGATTTTTCCAAAAAGAAAAAAATTCCTGATGATTTTTTAAATAAATTGGGAAAGATTATTATTTATCCCTTTGACGAAAGGGTTATGGCTCAGAAATTGTATAATTTGTTTAAGGATTATTCCGATTATGATTTTACTTCTATCTTAAAGACAAAATATTATTGGGAAACAATGCTAAACTTCTATAAATCATATATTCCATATGAAAACTTTACAAATTATTACTGGACATTGCAATCAATGTTGCTTCCTTTTTTAAACTCCATGACAGTAGATCTTCCAAAATGCGATGTTTATCATACAATTACTACTGGTTATGCTGGAATTAGTGCAATTATGAATGGTTTGAAATACAATATTCCTGTGATTTTGACAGAACATGGTATATATCACAGGGAAAGGCAATTAGAAGTATTAAAGGCAAATTGGATAAAGGATGAATATAGAACAGCATGGATAAAATTATTTAATACTATTAGTTCTCTGGTATATAAAGGATCAAAACAGATAACAACATTATTTAGCAAAAATCAAATGTTTGAAAAGGAATTATGTGAAGATGAATCCAAAATGCAGGTAATCCCAAATGGCATAGATTACGATAGATTTTCAAAATTAAAATATAGAGAAGAAAAAGATCCGTTTATTGTAGGACTTGTTGGGAGAGTAGTTGAAATAAAAGATATAAAAACGGCGATAAAAGCAGCCAAAATGGTCAAGGAAAAAATAAAAAATTTTAAATTGTATATAATAGGTCCAACAGATGAAGAGAAAGAATACTATGAAGAATGTAAACAGATGATTAGATTGTTTAAATTGGAAGATACTATAGAGTTTACAGGTAAAGTAAATGTTCTTGATTATTATCCTAAATTAAATGTATTATTATTATCAAGCGTTAGTGAAGGACAGCCGCTTGTAATTTTAGAGGCATTTGCAGCTGGAATTCCAGTTGTTACAACAGATGTTGGTGCATGTTCAGAAATGATATATGGATCTAAAGAAGATATAATAGGTGATGCAGGAGTTGTTGTAAAACCTAAGGATTTTGTAGGATTAGCTGAAGGAATTATGAAACTATATGAAGATGATGAGTTTAGATTAAATGCTTCAAAAATTGCAAGAGAACGGGTTAAAAGACGATATAGACTTGATCAAATGATAAAGAACTATAAAAAATTATACATATCGGCGGTGAAATAA
- the greA gene encoding transcription elongation factor GreA, producing MVPGEKIQLTREGYESLVKEKEELKNKLMTEIAERIKEARELGDLSENSEYEEAKNEQGKIDSRIKEIDYILENAEIIDESESNTEEINLGNTVIVRDLSKNIEETYKIVNSQEADIFSEPKKISSDSPLGKALLKKRIGDKVKFKTPSNKIKELEIIAILKYGGA from the coding sequence ATGGTTCCAGGAGAAAAAATACAATTAACCAGAGAAGGTTATGAAAGTCTTGTTAAAGAAAAAGAAGAGTTGAAAAATAAATTGATGACAGAAATTGCAGAAAGAATTAAAGAAGCAAGGGAATTGGGAGACCTTTCAGAAAATAGTGAATATGAAGAAGCAAAGAATGAACAGGGTAAAATAGATTCAAGAATTAAAGAAATTGATTATATACTTGAAAATGCTGAAATAATTGATGAGTCAGAAAGTAACACTGAAGAGATAAATCTTGGGAATACTGTTATAGTTAGAGATTTATCAAAGAATATAGAAGAAACATATAAAATAGTTAATTCTCAGGAAGCAGATATTTTTTCAGAACCAAAAAAGATCAGTTCAGATTCACCATTAGGTAAGGCATTGTTGAAAAAGAGGATAGGAGATAAGGTAAAGTTCAAAACTCCATCTAATAAGATAAAGGAACTTGAAATTATTGCTATATTGAAATATGGAGGTGCTTGA
- a CDS encoding 5-formyltetrahydrofolate cyclo-ligase yields the protein MKGRIRKEIIAKRKNLSKLEYESNNKIIIEKIYNYLKSKNFKTIAIYYPYRKEVNVLNLMELFKDKIFLFPKVISDEKMIFIPVNDINELKKGKFGIMEPEGTEYTEYIDIYIVPGVAFDLDLYRLGYGGGFFDRYFSVHKKTQLIGVGFDFQILEKLPVDDHDIQMNLVITEKRILGG from the coding sequence ATGAAGGGCAGAATAAGAAAGGAAATAATCGCTAAAAGGAAAAATCTTTCTAAATTAGAATATGAATCAAATAATAAAATAATCATTGAAAAAATATATAATTATTTAAAATCCAAAAATTTCAAAACAATAGCGATTTATTATCCATACAGGAAAGAGGTAAACGTATTAAATTTAATGGAATTATTCAAAGATAAGATATTCCTTTTTCCCAAAGTAATAAGCGATGAAAAAATGATTTTTATTCCTGTTAATGATATTAATGAACTGAAAAAAGGAAAATTTGGAATAATGGAACCAGAAGGAACGGAATATACTGAATATATAGATATTTATATTGTTCCAGGAGTGGCATTTGACCTTGATTTATATAGATTAGGATATGGTGGAGGGTTTTTTGACAGATATTTTTCAGTACACAAAAAAACTCAGTTAATAGGAGTTGGATTTGACTTCCAGATATTAGAAAAATTGCCTGTTGATGACCATGATATACAGATGAATCTTGTGATAACTGAAAAACGAATTTTAGGAGGATAA
- a CDS encoding flagellar brake protein yields MTYNENVFIEKVNLRKLLYPGDLIDVEFPEQHIVANSRILDMSFQKRIAVILPPYHKNRKIETYSREKIIIRFYDFSASVVFKSHILKNSMEGIIIYLPRIAYRIQKRMFFRVSIIREGILLDEENNKKIRFETRDFSAGGMQIITKSTLEKDKRYILKNLTITDDLILEDIETMVVRSLGQNLYKENIYGMKFLNVNYKLEKKIVRFANLYSIKARHGAVGE; encoded by the coding sequence ATGACTTACAACGAAAATGTATTTATCGAAAAAGTTAATCTAAGAAAATTACTGTATCCTGGGGATTTAATAGATGTTGAATTTCCCGAACAACATATTGTAGCAAATAGCAGAATACTTGATATGAGTTTTCAGAAAAGGATCGCAGTAATACTTCCACCTTATCATAAAAATCGAAAGATAGAAACATATAGCAGGGAAAAAATAATAATTAGATTTTATGATTTTTCAGCGAGTGTTGTATTTAAATCTCATATTTTAAAAAATAGTATGGAAGGTATTATTATCTATCTTCCACGTATTGCGTATAGAATTCAAAAAAGAATGTTTTTTAGAGTTTCCATAATAAGAGAGGGGATATTACTTGATGAAGAAAATAATAAAAAAATTAGATTTGAGACAAGGGATTTTAGTGCTGGTGGAATGCAAATTATAACAAAAAGTACGCTGGAAAAAGATAAAAGATATATATTAAAAAACCTGACAATAACAGATGATTTAATACTAGAGGATATTGAAACGATGGTTGTTAGAAGTTTAGGGCAGAATTTATATAAAGAAAATATATATGGAATGAAATTTTTAAATGTTAATTATAAACTGGAGAAGAAAATAGTAAGATTTGCTAATTTATATTCGATAAAAGCAAGACATGGTGCTGTGGGGGAATAA
- the lysS gene encoding lysine--tRNA ligase: MEVLDLSDVRKQRLELIEEIRKEGKNPYPYRFDKEMKVEEIKEKYGNIESGELKEEEVFKFAGRVMSIRKHGKSAFLVLKDDTGRIQAYIRKDKVGEEKFNEFKKYMDIGDWVGVEGFPFKTHTGELTILVLDFEILSKALRPLPEKWHGLKDREVRYRQRYVDMIANDESLKTFVTRFKAIRYIREFLYSKGFTEVETPTLHPILGGANARPFVTHLNVYDVDMYLRIAPELYLKRLVVGGMEKIFEIGKNFRNEGVSYKHNPEFTMMELYQAYADYTDMMRITEEVLSYVVEKIHGTTKIVYDGVEIDFKPPFKRVKMRDFIKEHLGVDILEDPDEKLSQVLKDHGVEVEFEDKAHYIDELWSLVEDKIVQPTFVLEHPVEISPLAKRHREDPRVTERFELIIYGRELANAFSELNDPVDQLQRFKKQVEMKEKGDEEAQMMDLDFIRALEYGLPPTGGLGIGIDRFIMFLTGAETIRDVIPYPIVRPMKFEDEEKLMESDE, from the coding sequence ATGGAGGTGCTTGATTTGAGCGACGTAAGAAAACAGAGATTAGAATTAATTGAAGAAATTAGAAAAGAAGGGAAGAATCCTTACCCTTACAGATTCGATAAAGAAATGAAAGTTGAAGAAATTAAAGAAAAGTATGGAAATATTGAATCTGGTGAATTAAAAGAAGAGGAAGTTTTTAAATTTGCCGGAAGAGTAATGTCAATTAGAAAACACGGTAAATCAGCATTTTTGGTTTTAAAAGACGATACAGGAAGAATTCAGGCGTATATTAGAAAAGATAAAGTTGGAGAAGAAAAATTCAATGAATTTAAGAAATATATGGATATTGGAGATTGGGTTGGAGTAGAAGGATTCCCATTTAAAACTCATACAGGTGAGTTAACAATACTTGTTCTTGATTTTGAAATTTTATCAAAAGCATTAAGACCATTACCGGAAAAATGGCATGGTTTAAAGGATAGAGAAGTTAGATATAGACAGAGATATGTAGATATGATAGCAAATGATGAAAGTTTAAAAACTTTTGTTACAAGATTCAAAGCAATTAGATATATCAGGGAATTTTTATATTCAAAAGGATTTACAGAAGTAGAGACACCAACATTACACCCAATACTTGGTGGTGCAAATGCAAGACCATTTGTAACACATTTAAATGTTTATGATGTTGATATGTATTTGAGAATTGCTCCAGAATTATATTTAAAGAGATTAGTAGTGGGTGGAATGGAAAAAATATTTGAAATTGGTAAGAATTTCAGAAATGAGGGTGTTTCATATAAACACAATCCAGAATTTACAATGATGGAATTATATCAGGCTTATGCTGATTATACAGATATGATGAGAATAACAGAAGAAGTATTATCATATGTTGTTGAAAAAATACACGGAACAACAAAAATTGTGTATGATGGTGTAGAGATTGATTTTAAACCTCCGTTTAAAAGAGTAAAAATGAGAGATTTTATAAAAGAACATCTTGGTGTTGATATATTAGAAGATCCAGATGAAAAGTTGTCTCAGGTATTAAAGGATCATGGAGTGGAAGTGGAATTTGAAGATAAAGCACATTATATAGATGAATTATGGTCATTGGTAGAGGATAAAATTGTACAACCAACATTTGTTTTAGAACATCCTGTTGAAATTTCACCTCTTGCAAAAAGACATAGGGAAGATCCAAGGGTTACAGAAAGATTTGAATTAATAATATATGGAAGAGAACTTGCAAATGCATTTAGTGAATTAAATGATCCAGTTGATCAGCTTCAGAGATTTAAAAAACAGGTTGAAATGAAGGAAAAAGGTGATGAAGAAGCACAAATGATGGATCTTGATTTCATTAGAGCGCTTGAATATGGATTACCTCCAACAGGTGGATTGGGAATAGGTATAGACAGATTTATTATGTTCTTAACAGGTGCTGAAACAATCAGGGATGTTATCCCGTATCCAATTGTTAGACCAATGAAATTTGAAGATGAAGAAAAATTAATGGAATCCGACGAATAA